One stretch of Leisingera caerulea DSM 24564 DNA includes these proteins:
- a CDS encoding MOSC domain-containing protein — MTALPPASRITGLFLGSVAARWPGRPPSAIAKTRADGPQQITELGFTGDAQADPQNHGGPDKAIHHYPTDHYPQWVAEGQIPAGTVPAAFGENIAALGMTETNLCIGDILQLGTAVVQISQGRQPCWKVSQHTGNPKMAYLFQKTGRTGWYYRVLEPGQAEAGSAITLIERLHPGWSVERVTRLRLSRKATAQEAAALAQLPELAEGWRQAFARMAEGDPAEDTSARLLGS, encoded by the coding sequence ATGACCGCACTGCCCCCTGCGTCCCGGATCACCGGGCTGTTCCTCGGCTCTGTCGCCGCGCGCTGGCCCGGCCGCCCGCCCTCTGCCATCGCCAAGACCCGCGCGGACGGCCCGCAGCAGATCACGGAACTGGGCTTCACCGGCGACGCCCAGGCCGACCCCCAAAATCACGGCGGCCCGGACAAGGCGATCCATCATTACCCCACGGACCACTACCCGCAATGGGTTGCCGAGGGCCAGATCCCGGCAGGCACCGTCCCCGCCGCCTTTGGCGAAAACATCGCGGCGCTGGGGATGACGGAAACCAATCTCTGCATCGGTGACATTCTGCAGCTGGGCACGGCGGTGGTGCAGATCAGCCAGGGCCGCCAGCCCTGCTGGAAGGTCAGCCAACACACCGGCAACCCCAAGATGGCCTATCTGTTCCAGAAAACCGGCCGCACCGGCTGGTACTACCGGGTGCTGGAGCCGGGCCAGGCGGAGGCCGGCAGCGCCATCACCCTTATCGAACGCCTGCACCCGGGCTGGAGCGTCGAACGCGTCACCCGCCTCCGCCTCAGCCGCAAGGCCACGGCGCAGGAGGCCGCGGCGCTGGCGCAATTGCCCGAACTGGCCGAAGGCTGGCGCCAGGCCTTTGCCCGCATGGCAGAGGGCGACCCGGCAGAGGACACCAGCGCCCGCCTGCTCGGCAGCTGA